A window from Marinobacter salsuginis encodes these proteins:
- a CDS encoding TetR/AcrR family transcriptional regulator, which yields MGRRQDLIDTALRLFYEHGIHAIGINQVLQEAGVAKQTLYNHFESKDSLVEAAVEHRDKLFFQWLESRMNSQPAGREALMEMFDAVHDWFNDRVPSLQRFYGCFFINTCGEYSDPDHPVHKRCAAHKTKVFELLKRHALEICTSETEADELANALFLLKEGAIVKAHVEGDLDAALKAKAIASRMISPH from the coding sequence GTGGGACGACGGCAGGATCTGATCGACACCGCATTGCGTCTGTTTTACGAACATGGAATTCACGCCATCGGCATTAACCAAGTGCTGCAGGAAGCGGGTGTTGCAAAGCAAACGCTCTATAACCATTTTGAGAGCAAAGACAGTCTTGTGGAGGCTGCCGTTGAGCACCGGGACAAACTTTTTTTCCAATGGCTTGAGTCGCGAATGAACAGCCAGCCGGCGGGAAGAGAGGCTCTGATGGAGATGTTTGATGCGGTTCACGACTGGTTCAATGACCGAGTTCCGTCACTCCAGCGTTTCTACGGTTGTTTTTTCATCAACACCTGCGGTGAGTACAGCGACCCGGATCACCCGGTCCACAAACGCTGCGCGGCTCATAAAACAAAAGTTTTTGAGCTACTGAAGCGGCACGCTCTGGAAATCTGTACTTCAGAGACCGAAGCAGATGAACTGGCCAATGCGCTGTTTTTGCTTAAAGAGGGTGCCATCGTTAAAGCGCACGTTGAAGGCGATCTGGATGCGGCGTTGAAGGCAAAGGCAATTGCCTCAAGGATGATTTCGCCGCACTGA
- a CDS encoding RNA polymerase sigma factor yields MDIQIKVTRKETAFEHEAGLIDGLQAGHPRAFDEAYRRYHPVMLRVAAKYTSAAVAEDIAQEAWMAAIGAIASFEGRSSLKTWLCRIVTNKAFNTYRENRREFPASPSLALLSDNSPDNQFGGTAGHLSEPELATQTAKVQERIRVEMKNMNRDYANAILLKGMSALTGSQVSDVLQISHGNLRVILHRARNELAALL; encoded by the coding sequence ATGGACATTCAAATTAAAGTCACCCGGAAGGAAACGGCTTTTGAGCATGAGGCAGGCTTGATTGATGGCTTGCAAGCAGGCCATCCGAGGGCCTTTGATGAAGCTTACCGGAGATACCATCCGGTAATGCTTCGAGTGGCCGCCAAATACACCTCTGCGGCCGTTGCTGAAGATATCGCGCAGGAGGCCTGGATGGCTGCGATTGGAGCCATCGCGTCGTTCGAGGGCCGTTCGTCGCTGAAAACGTGGCTGTGCCGGATCGTCACCAACAAAGCCTTCAACACCTACCGTGAAAACCGAAGGGAATTTCCTGCTTCGCCAAGCCTCGCTCTGTTATCCGATAACTCACCAGACAACCAATTTGGTGGCACCGCCGGGCATCTTAGCGAACCGGAGTTGGCTACCCAGACTGCAAAGGTTCAGGAACGCATTCGCGTTGAAATGAAGAATATGAACCGGGATTACGCCAACGCGATTCTGCTAAAGGGCATGAGCGCGCTCACCGGTTCGCAGGTTTCGGATGTGCTGCAGATCTCCCATGGAAATCTGCGAGTCATCCTGCACCGTGCACGAAACGAGCTGGCCGCCCTGCTCTGA
- a CDS encoding DUF1348 family protein: protein MTSQRPPLPPFTRESAIEKVRLAEDGWNSRDPAKVVLAYTEDTRWRNRAEFANGRKEVEEFLTRKWNRELDYRLIKELWAYTDNRIAVRYAYEWHDDSGNWFRSYGNENWEFDADGLMQRRFACINDSPIKESDRLFRWPLGRRPDDHPGLSDLGL from the coding sequence ATGACTTCCCAACGTCCACCACTACCACCCTTCACCCGGGAAAGCGCCATTGAAAAAGTTCGCCTTGCCGAAGATGGCTGGAACAGCCGGGATCCGGCAAAGGTTGTCCTCGCCTACACCGAGGACACACGCTGGCGTAACCGGGCCGAGTTCGCCAACGGCCGCAAGGAGGTCGAAGAATTCCTCACCCGCAAATGGAATCGTGAACTGGATTACCGTCTGATCAAAGAACTCTGGGCCTACACCGACAACCGCATCGCCGTGAGATATGCCTATGAGTGGCATGATGACAGCGGAAACTGGTTCCGCTCCTATGGCAATGAAAACTGGGAATTCGATGCGGACGGTCTCATGCAGCGTCGATTCGCATGCATCAACGACAGCCCCATCAAAGAGTCAGATCGGCTTTTCCGTTGGCCACTGGGTCGCAGACCGGATGATCACCCGGGGTTGAGTGATCTGGGGCTGTGA
- a CDS encoding RNA polymerase sigma factor has protein sequence MNIQPKNIQKVPAFGREADLIEGLQTGDPIAFDEAYRKYHPVMLRVAAKYTSAAVAEDIAQEAWLAAIGAIASFEGRSSLKTWLCRIVINKAFNTYREKRPEFPATPSLAMLSDQSAENQGVSASCHLSEPELAVQTSRARERIRIEMKNMNRDHAHAILLKGMTQLTGSQVSEVLQISHGNLRVILHRARNELAAVLQA, from the coding sequence ATGAATATCCAACCAAAAAACATTCAGAAAGTACCCGCCTTTGGGCGCGAGGCTGATTTAATAGAGGGCTTGCAAACTGGGGATCCGATAGCCTTCGATGAAGCGTATCGGAAGTATCACCCGGTAATGCTGCGAGTGGCCGCCAAGTACACCTCTGCGGCCGTTGCCGAAGATATTGCCCAGGAGGCCTGGTTGGCTGCCATTGGAGCCATCGCGTCGTTCGAGGGCCGTTCGTCCCTGAAAACCTGGCTGTGCCGGATCGTGATCAATAAAGCGTTCAATACCTATCGGGAAAAGCGGCCGGAATTCCCTGCGACGCCCAGCCTTGCAATGCTGTCAGACCAATCAGCCGAGAACCAGGGTGTCAGTGCTTCCTGTCATCTCAGCGAACCGGAACTGGCTGTGCAGACGTCCAGGGCCCGGGAGCGCATTCGGATTGAAATGAAGAATATGAACCGGGATCACGCCCACGCGATTCTGTTGAAAGGCATGACCCAACTGACGGGCTCGCAGGTATCTGAGGTGTTGCAGATTTCTCACGGAAACCTCCGGGTCATACTGCATCGAGCGAGAAACGAGCTAGCGGCCGTGCTCCAGGCATAA
- a CDS encoding helix-turn-helix domain-containing protein translates to MLQTQDVTGPISGGSAIPYDEWTEKLGTVYGLWRPRKAAYDDFTAGVVHRSVGNFGVVNCVCDPCGGARQAKEISGDDLETVILQLVLSGQERFTIDSKGFELTAGDIILWNTTRPMTFDVTEKLHKISVLMPLARLRNWLPGSWHLIDNKFARDSTTASLLCALIQSMAPQFLAGRLENSDALTDALMGTLVSTLGPPTSRGEFYERHQLIRIKRFIDKHLSNPDLSLQGIASAHQISLRHLHSLFQSEGQTALQYLISQRLLRCRRDLSNPAMTGRTITEIALGWGFQHPTHFSRRFKSEFGLTPYEFRHASNEGLVLYD, encoded by the coding sequence ATGTTACAGACGCAGGATGTAACAGGCCCCATCTCTGGGGGCAGTGCCATTCCCTATGATGAGTGGACTGAAAAACTGGGGACTGTTTATGGGCTTTGGAGGCCCAGGAAAGCCGCGTATGATGACTTTACGGCGGGAGTAGTCCATCGTTCCGTTGGTAACTTCGGAGTCGTCAACTGCGTTTGCGACCCCTGTGGTGGTGCTCGCCAGGCTAAAGAAATATCCGGCGATGACCTGGAGACAGTCATCCTGCAACTGGTTCTTTCGGGGCAAGAGAGATTCACGATTGATTCGAAAGGCTTCGAACTGACGGCCGGGGACATTATTTTATGGAATACAACGCGCCCAATGACATTCGATGTTACGGAAAAGCTGCACAAGATCTCGGTGCTGATGCCTCTGGCGCGTTTGAGGAACTGGCTGCCAGGCTCCTGGCATCTCATTGACAACAAATTTGCCAGAGACTCCACCACAGCATCATTGTTGTGCGCGTTGATCCAATCAATGGCGCCGCAATTTTTAGCCGGCAGGCTGGAAAACAGCGACGCTTTAACGGATGCGCTGATGGGCACACTGGTCAGTACTCTCGGACCGCCGACCAGTCGAGGCGAGTTTTATGAACGGCATCAACTGATTCGGATCAAGCGTTTCATTGATAAACATTTGAGTAATCCGGACTTATCCCTTCAGGGCATTGCCTCTGCGCACCAAATTTCCTTGAGGCACCTGCATTCTCTTTTCCAATCGGAAGGGCAAACTGCATTGCAGTATCTGATAAGCCAGCGCCTGCTGCGCTGTCGGCGGGATCTTTCGAATCCTGCGATGACGGGCCGAACGATCACGGAGATCGCGCTTGGCTGGGGTTTCCAGCATCCCACGCACTTCAGCCGACGTTTTAAGTCCGAGTTTGGCTTGACCCCCTACGAATTTCGGCATGCTTCGAATGAAGGTTTAGTTCTTTACGACTAG
- the ccoG gene encoding cytochrome c oxidase accessory protein CcoG, which translates to MSRLISVKQIESTSKVLEADHKIQPRSFSGFYRRVRITGGLVLFALYFGVAWLDWGGRQAVLWDLSEKKFHIFSATFWPEDLVLLSGILLICSFGLFFLTVLAGRVWCGYACPQSVWTWVFLWAERVAEGDRSKRIKLDAAPLSVKKLVRRGSKHGLWLLISLLTAITFVGYFTPIRDLALDLFVLEASGWAVFWVLFFTAATYLNAGWLREKVCFHMCPYGRFQSSMVDADSLVISYDAERGEPRGSRRKDVTPASAELGDCIDCQLCVQVCPTGIDIRDGLQMGCIGCAACIDACDSIMDKMGYARGLVRYASERDLKGGKTNLLRPRLVGYFAFLVVMIGLFAWGVVSRPLITLDVERDRGMYRYTSEGEIENSYLLKLTNKDSSQKYLIIEVEDPLRASTTGPLGVVVEAGEKVEVPYSVALPASSLNAGANDMVFQISTLHGEKALVTETSTFLAPSEH; encoded by the coding sequence ATGAGTCGCCTTATCTCTGTAAAGCAAATCGAGTCAACTTCGAAAGTCCTCGAGGCCGACCACAAAATCCAACCCCGAAGTTTCTCCGGTTTCTATCGTCGTGTGCGAATTACCGGAGGTCTTGTTCTCTTTGCGCTGTATTTTGGTGTGGCGTGGCTCGACTGGGGTGGCAGACAGGCAGTCCTCTGGGATCTCTCAGAGAAGAAGTTCCATATCTTTTCCGCCACGTTCTGGCCGGAAGATCTGGTGTTGCTCTCCGGGATTCTCTTGATCTGTTCATTCGGCCTGTTTTTCTTGACGGTACTGGCGGGTCGAGTGTGGTGCGGCTACGCGTGCCCTCAGAGTGTCTGGACCTGGGTCTTCCTGTGGGCGGAGCGAGTGGCGGAGGGCGATCGATCAAAAAGGATCAAGCTTGATGCAGCGCCTCTCAGCGTGAAGAAGCTCGTTCGCCGCGGTTCCAAACATGGGCTCTGGCTCCTCATCAGTCTCTTAACGGCGATAACGTTTGTAGGGTATTTCACACCGATACGCGATCTTGCCCTAGATCTTTTTGTCTTGGAAGCATCAGGATGGGCCGTGTTCTGGGTTCTGTTCTTCACGGCGGCCACTTATCTGAATGCTGGTTGGCTGCGCGAGAAAGTCTGTTTCCACATGTGCCCTTACGGCAGATTCCAGTCGTCCATGGTGGATGCAGACTCCTTGGTTATTTCCTATGACGCTGAACGGGGTGAACCGAGAGGTTCTCGGAGAAAGGATGTTACGCCAGCTTCAGCGGAGCTGGGTGACTGCATTGATTGTCAGCTGTGCGTGCAGGTGTGTCCGACAGGAATTGATATTCGGGACGGGTTGCAGATGGGGTGTATTGGATGTGCCGCCTGCATCGACGCCTGCGACTCGATCATGGACAAGATGGGATACGCCCGTGGCCTGGTGCGTTACGCCAGTGAACGCGACCTGAAGGGCGGGAAAACAAATCTGTTGAGACCACGACTGGTGGGGTATTTCGCCTTCCTGGTTGTGATGATTGGGCTGTTTGCATGGGGCGTGGTGTCCAGGCCTTTGATTACGCTCGATGTTGAAAGAGACCGGGGTATGTACCGGTATACGAGTGAGGGCGAGATCGAAAACAGCTATCTGCTGAAACTCACGAACAAAGACAGCAGCCAGAAGTACCTCATCATAGAGGTTGAAGATCCCTTGCGAGCGTCAACCACAGGCCCCTTGGGCGTGGTAGTTGAGGCCGGAGAGAAGGTTGAGGTTCCTTATTCCGTGGCTCTGCCTGCATCCTCCCTCAATGCTGGCGCCAACGACATGGTTTTTCAGATCAGCACCCTGCATGGGGAGAAGGCGTTGGTTACCGAAACCAGTACGTTCCTTGCTCCGTCAGAGCATTGA
- a CDS encoding PLP-dependent aminotransferase family protein — MTVDLPKYQALENTLRKSIEGGRWRPGERMPSIRELCNRYGFSKITVQHALQRLEAQGLIQARERSGFFVSLGQSEFEPPRQAAMPASPKPVSVSQVFQDIMTRSAAFDLLPDLQSDEPPPGIIQLNRSIGRALRRQSASFQYYDEPAGDQALRAQLALRAAKRGWKAEADQFCITAGCQQSLFLALMVVCQSGDVVAVEAPGFYGVLQLLEQLELKVIEIPASPTSGMDMRALEESLQVWDIKACVVSPSFATPTGAVMPSEDRRRLLELAERHDLAIIEDDIYGESGWFNTPDSLKAIDDHDRVIYCSSFSKILSRDLRLGWVSGGRWHRSILQLKLTSQLASSRFLQQGVASFIAEGGYASHLRRYRQCLRQQRDHLVGLLGDWPVPLKATAPQGGLALWVELPPEIDTLNLYAKTLKEGIVITPGSLFSVSGKFSNCLRISFAHPWNEARTDALQRLPALMF, encoded by the coding sequence ATGACAGTCGATTTGCCCAAATACCAGGCGCTTGAGAATACTCTTCGAAAGAGTATCGAGGGTGGTCGATGGCGGCCCGGCGAACGAATGCCATCCATAAGAGAACTCTGCAACCGCTACGGGTTTTCCAAGATTACCGTACAGCACGCGCTTCAGCGGCTTGAGGCTCAGGGATTGATTCAGGCCCGGGAGCGAAGCGGCTTTTTTGTGTCGTTGGGGCAAAGCGAGTTCGAGCCCCCCAGGCAAGCCGCCATGCCTGCCTCACCCAAGCCTGTGTCGGTTAGCCAGGTTTTTCAGGACATCATGACCCGGAGCGCTGCCTTTGATTTGCTCCCGGATCTCCAAAGCGACGAGCCGCCACCGGGCATAATTCAGCTGAACCGGTCGATCGGCCGGGCCCTGCGTCGCCAGTCTGCGAGCTTTCAATATTATGACGAGCCGGCTGGTGATCAGGCGTTGAGGGCCCAGCTTGCGCTTCGAGCCGCTAAAAGAGGGTGGAAGGCGGAGGCCGATCAGTTCTGTATTACTGCTGGTTGTCAGCAGTCCCTGTTCCTGGCCCTGATGGTGGTTTGCCAGAGCGGTGACGTGGTTGCAGTTGAAGCCCCGGGGTTTTATGGGGTTCTCCAGTTGCTTGAACAACTGGAGCTCAAGGTGATCGAGATACCGGCCTCGCCAACGAGTGGTATGGACATGCGGGCGCTTGAAGAGAGCCTTCAAGTCTGGGATATCAAGGCGTGCGTGGTTTCACCGTCCTTTGCCACTCCTACCGGAGCTGTCATGCCTTCCGAAGACCGTCGACGGTTGCTTGAGCTTGCCGAACGACATGATCTGGCCATCATTGAAGATGATATATACGGCGAGTCAGGATGGTTTAACACTCCCGATTCCCTGAAGGCGATTGATGACCATGACCGCGTCATCTATTGCAGTTCTTTCTCGAAAATTCTCTCTCGAGACCTGCGTTTGGGATGGGTTTCGGGTGGCCGGTGGCATCGAAGTATACTGCAGCTGAAATTGACCTCTCAGTTGGCCAGTAGCCGGTTTTTGCAGCAAGGCGTGGCAAGCTTTATTGCCGAGGGCGGCTACGCATCGCACCTCCGACGGTATCGGCAATGCTTGCGCCAGCAGCGAGACCATTTGGTGGGTTTGCTCGGGGACTGGCCGGTGCCTTTGAAAGCAACCGCGCCTCAGGGTGGATTGGCTTTGTGGGTGGAGCTGCCGCCAGAAATCGACACGTTGAACCTTTACGCCAAAACCCTCAAGGAGGGTATTGTCATAACGCCCGGTAGCCTCTTCTCGGTTTCCGGAAAGTTTTCGAACTGCCTGAGAATCAGCTTTGCCCATCCGTGGAACGAAGCACGAACAGATGCGTTGCAGAGACTACCCGCACTCATGTTCTGA
- a CDS encoding thioredoxin family protein, whose product MPLINLNTFEELGELANKHEWLLLDFWAPWCAPCKVMNPVLEKFSELNPDNAVIKVDVDQKHEIAAKFGVRAIPTLVLLRRDQFMGQETGSRSLNDLNRWIDGLKQKVSQLA is encoded by the coding sequence ATGCCGCTAATTAATCTGAATACCTTTGAAGAACTGGGCGAACTCGCCAATAAACACGAATGGCTGCTACTGGATTTCTGGGCACCCTGGTGCGCGCCGTGCAAGGTAATGAATCCCGTGCTTGAAAAATTCAGTGAACTGAATCCAGACAACGCGGTCATCAAGGTGGATGTGGATCAGAAGCACGAGATCGCCGCCAAATTCGGCGTCAGGGCGATACCGACTCTGGTTCTGCTCAGACGTGATCAGTTCATGGGGCAGGAGACCGGGTCCAGATCACTGAACGATCTCAACAGGTGGATCGACGGGCTAAAACAGAAGGTATCCCAGTTGGCGTGA
- a CDS encoding DoxX family protein → MKALAYSFYGLNDSVQRLVGSLLPIALLLGRLYVAWVFFKAGLTKIDDWGTTLFLFEEEYSVPLLSPEFAAFLATFGELVFPVLLVIGLFSLVSSLGLFVINIVAVISLEAIAPAAELYHVVWGLILMGLAMCGPGLLSLDKLIRARLRGDYAAN, encoded by the coding sequence ATGAAAGCGTTGGCATACAGTTTCTACGGTTTGAACGATTCGGTCCAGCGATTGGTTGGCAGTCTGCTACCCATTGCGTTGCTTCTGGGGCGGCTTTATGTGGCCTGGGTCTTTTTCAAGGCTGGCCTTACGAAGATTGATGACTGGGGAACCACCCTGTTCCTGTTTGAGGAAGAATACAGTGTTCCGCTGTTGAGCCCCGAGTTCGCAGCGTTCCTGGCGACCTTTGGCGAACTGGTTTTTCCGGTGTTACTGGTCATTGGCCTGTTTTCCCTGGTGTCTTCGCTGGGTCTGTTCGTCATCAACATTGTTGCGGTCATCAGTCTTGAAGCGATCGCACCAGCAGCAGAGTTATATCACGTGGTCTGGGGCCTGATTCTCATGGGTTTGGCCATGTGTGGGCCTGGTCTGTTGTCGCTCGACAAGCTGATCAGAGCCCGTTTGAGAGGTGACTATGCCGCTAATTAA
- a CDS encoding DNA-binding domain-containing protein — MNLSDYQAHFLEFLFGGTSTPVQPNSEVYRFGVEAKAVRALEQGYPTVRALLGPADFEGLALDYFRMIRKQSGDWGEFGWGFPSWIISHRISDRVPYLSDVARLDNHVARVERSQYEEVNVASFNAIGEDLASCSLILNKGIQFFRSMYPVVSIWEAHKSETPKDTLSFAQAKRMIAKGRGQNALVYRAGWKGIAEVIPERDVLLLEAIRNQRSIAEVFGEDVLKDTNFTHWLQDMIAKGVIVGAKTIH, encoded by the coding sequence ATGAATCTCTCTGATTACCAGGCTCATTTCCTCGAATTCCTGTTCGGCGGCACGAGCACGCCGGTGCAGCCCAATTCCGAGGTGTATCGATTTGGGGTTGAGGCAAAGGCAGTTCGAGCCCTCGAGCAAGGTTATCCAACCGTGAGGGCACTGCTAGGCCCTGCCGACTTTGAAGGGCTGGCCCTCGACTATTTCAGGATGATCCGGAAACAGAGCGGAGACTGGGGCGAATTCGGTTGGGGCTTTCCGAGCTGGATTATCTCCCATCGGATTTCAGATCGCGTTCCTTATCTCTCCGATGTAGCGCGACTCGACAATCATGTAGCACGCGTCGAGAGGAGCCAGTACGAAGAGGTAAACGTCGCGAGCTTTAACGCAATTGGAGAAGACCTGGCGTCTTGCTCTCTGATTCTTAACAAAGGGATCCAGTTTTTCCGCTCCATGTACCCAGTGGTCAGTATCTGGGAGGCGCACAAAAGTGAGACCCCGAAGGACACACTCAGTTTTGCTCAGGCGAAGAGAATGATCGCCAAGGGCCGAGGGCAGAATGCGCTGGTCTATCGCGCGGGTTGGAAAGGCATCGCGGAAGTCATTCCAGAGAGAGATGTGTTGTTGCTAGAGGCAATCAGAAATCAGCGGAGTATTGCCGAAGTCTTTGGCGAGGATGTTCTGAAAGACACGAACTTTACCCATTGGCTGCAAGACATGATCGCGAAAGGCGTCATTGTTGGCGCCAAAACCATTCATTAA
- a CDS encoding DUF692 domain-containing protein — protein MSNRQDSGQSQQELKSTAVGVGLRPEHYQDVLEQAPSIDFLEVHSENFFADAGISVDLLQEVSASTPISLHGTSAGLGSVEAVPDDYLKKLKRLVDRVDPVLVSDHLCFTWARIGGRLFHGGDLLPIPYTEDSLLHAVNNIDRIQQYLGRQIAIENVCAYIEFDQSDFDEASFIGEIVARTQCGLILDINNLMVNARNGQVSNLENFVDRYVGSLDHSAITEIHLAGSTPVGEEELLIDDHACPVSVAGWQTFERVLNVIGPKPTLIEWDNNLPSWRELLGEATKARKAQRRVLGSERSHESL, from the coding sequence ATGAGTAATCGTCAGGACTCAGGCCAAAGCCAGCAGGAACTCAAGAGCACCGCCGTTGGGGTAGGGCTGCGACCAGAGCACTACCAGGACGTTCTGGAGCAGGCACCCTCAATCGATTTTCTTGAGGTTCACTCGGAGAACTTCTTCGCAGACGCCGGCATCTCTGTCGATCTTCTACAAGAGGTCTCGGCCAGCACGCCGATCAGCCTGCACGGCACCTCGGCAGGTTTGGGGTCGGTTGAGGCTGTTCCTGACGATTATCTCAAAAAACTGAAACGCCTTGTGGATCGGGTGGATCCGGTACTCGTGTCGGACCACCTGTGTTTCACCTGGGCAAGGATCGGTGGAAGGCTTTTTCACGGTGGTGATCTTCTACCCATTCCCTATACCGAAGACAGCTTGCTGCATGCAGTGAACAACATTGATCGCATACAACAGTACCTCGGTCGTCAGATCGCTATCGAGAATGTCTGCGCCTACATCGAGTTTGACCAGAGTGATTTCGACGAAGCGAGTTTTATCGGTGAAATCGTAGCTCGCACGCAGTGTGGACTGATCCTCGATATCAACAATCTGATGGTGAACGCCCGAAATGGGCAAGTCTCAAATCTGGAGAATTTTGTTGATCGCTATGTCGGATCACTCGACCACTCTGCGATTACCGAGATTCATCTTGCGGGCTCGACGCCCGTGGGCGAAGAAGAGCTGCTGATCGACGACCACGCCTGCCCGGTATCCGTGGCTGGCTGGCAAACCTTCGAACGCGTGCTCAATGTGATCGGCCCAAAGCCCACGTTGATTGAATGGGATAACAATCTCCCATCCTGGCGCGAGCTTCTTGGGGAGGCTACCAAGGCCAGAAAGGCACAGCGCCGGGTACTGGGGAGTGAGCGCAGCCATGAATCTCTCTGA
- a CDS encoding DUF2282 domain-containing protein — MNQKLLFSAALAAALAGVMSAPLAHAGGKEKCYGISPVGGNDCANLAGTHSCAGQAKVANDPGEYKIVEKGTCEDLGGFDKETALEIIAEKSKG; from the coding sequence ATGAACCAGAAGCTTCTTTTTAGCGCGGCACTGGCCGCTGCACTGGCCGGCGTCATGTCCGCGCCACTGGCTCACGCAGGCGGCAAGGAAAAATGCTATGGCATTTCCCCAGTTGGCGGTAACGACTGTGCGAACCTTGCGGGAACGCACTCCTGTGCAGGCCAGGCAAAGGTCGCCAACGACCCGGGTGAGTACAAGATTGTTGAGAAGGGCACCTGTGAAGATCTGGGTGGTTTTGACAAGGAAACGGCTCTGGAAATCATTGCTGAGAAAAGCAAGGGTTAA